The Oncorhynchus kisutch isolate 150728-3 linkage group LG8, Okis_V2, whole genome shotgun sequence DNA segment ccactgcacaaatttcttgtaaacaaactacagttttggcaagtcagttaggacatctactttgtgcatgacacaagtattttttccaacaattgttaacagacagattatttaacatataattcactgtatcacaattccagtgggtcagaagtttccatacacgaagttgactgtgcctttaaacagcttggaaaattccagaaaatgatgttatggctttagaagcttctgataggctaattgacataatttgagtcaattggaggtgtacctgtggatgtatttcaaggcctaacttcaaactcagtgcctttttgcttgacatcatgggaaaatcaaaagaaatcagccaagacctccgaaaaaaattgtagacctctacaagtctggttcatccttgggagcaatttccagacgcctgaaggtaccacgttcatctgtacaaacaagagtacgtaagtataaacaccatgggaccacgcagctgtaataccgctcaggaaggagacacgctcctagagatgaatgtactttggtgcgaaaagttcaaatcaatcccagaacaacagcaaagcaccgtgtgaagattctggaggaaaccggtacaaaagtatctatatccacagtaaaacgaggcctatatcgacataacctgaaaggccgctcagcaaggaagaagctactactccaaaaccgccataaaaaagccagactatggtttgcaattgcacatggggacaaagattgtattttttggagtaatgtcctctggtctgatgaaaccaaaatagaactgtttggaagttaaaacttggtcgcaaatgggtcttccaaatggacaatgacctcaggcttacttccaaagttgtggcaaaatggcttcagggcaacaaagtcaaggtattggagtggccatcacaaagccctgacctcaaccctatagaaaatatgtgggcagaactgaaaaagcgtgtgtgagcaaggaggcctgcaaacctgactcagttacaccagctctgtcaggaggaatgggccagaattcacccaacttattgtgggaagcttgtgaaaggctacctgaaacgtttgacccaagttaaataatttaaagacaatgctaccaaatactaattgagtgtatgtaaacttctaacccaccgggaatgtgatgaaagaaataaaagctgaaatgaatcattctctctactattattcagacatttcacattcttaaaataaagtgatgatcctaactgacctaagacaggggatttttactaggattaaatgtcaggaattgtgaaactgagtttaaatgtatttggctaaggtgtatgtaaacttctgacttcaactgtgtatatacagtggagagaacaagtatttgatacgctgattttgcaggtttttctacttacaaagcatgtagaggtctgcaattttttatcataggtacacttcaactgtgagagacggaatgagagaaaatcacattgtatgatttttaagtaattcatttgcattttattgcatgacataagtatttgatcacctgccaaccagtaagaattcagGCTCTCCCAGACCTGTtaatttttctttaagaagccctcctgttctccactcattacctgtcttaactgcacctgtttgaactcgttacctgtatagaagacacctgtccacacactcaatcaaaccgactccaacctctccacaatgaccAAGACCAGTGAGCtttgtaaggacatcagggataaaaatggtagacctgcacaaggctgggatgggctacaggacaataggcaagcagcttggtgagaaagcaacaactgttggcgcaattattagaaaatggaagaagttcaagatgacagtcaatcaccctcggtctggggctccatgcaagatctcacctcgtggggcatcaatgaccatgaggaaggtgagggatcagcccagaactacacagcaggacctggtcaatgacctgaagagagctgggaccacagtctcaaagaaaaccattagtaacacactacgccgtcatggattaaaatcctgcagcgcacgcaaggtccccctgctcaagccagcgcatgtccaggcccgtctgaagttttccaatgaccatctggatgatccagagcagaggagaaatgggagaaggtcatctggtctgatgagacaaaaatagagctttttggtctaaactccactcgccgtgtttggaggaagaagaaggatgagtacaaccccaagaacaccatcccaaccatgaagcatggaggtggaaacatcattatttggggatgcttttctgcaaaggggacaggacgactgcaccatattgaggggaggatggatggggccatgtattgcgagatcttggccaacaacctccttccctcagtaattgcattgaagatgggtcgggatgggtcttccagcatgacaatgacccgaaacacacagccagggcaactaaggagtggctccgtaagaagcatctcaaggtcctggagtggtctagccagtctccagacctgaacccaatagaaaatctttggaggtagctgaaagtccgtattgcccagcgacagccccgaaacctgaaggatctggagaaggtctgtatggaggagtgggccaaaatacctgctgcagtgtgtgcaaacctggtcaagaactacaggaaatgtatgatctctgtaattgcaaacagaggtttctgtaccaaatattaagttctgcttttctgatgtatcaaatacttatgtcatgcaataaaatgctaattaattacttaaaaccatacaatgtgatttgtccccactgtatatatatgtacatgtgtgtgtatacatatagGCTGCCCTGGggtggcaaggtagcctagtggttagagcgttggactagtaaccaaaaagttcaagttcaaatcctcgagctgacaaggtacaaatctttcgTTCTACCCCCTGTcgttctacccactgttcctaggccgtcattgaaaatcagaatttgttcttaactgacttgcctagttaaataaaggtaaaataaaaaaatatttaaaaaacacagagagaaatcATATTTAGCTAACGTTGATTGTACTAAatcgtttttggtatcttttagatgtcactgtattagactaagaataggtgattagatgatgttgaaatgttgaagttaaaATGGTGCTgcaatagtggaggcagctcttGTTTTCTTTACAACTTGCAGTAACTCTGTGTTCTAAATCGATAGTTGTTTTGTCGTCCAAAAATGCTATATGTtctgtggacttcaccggacagatgtttCTCTTTTTGGTTTTGTAATGAAGCAAATGTGTGGTTGAAttgattctgccactgtgtcttcttattgtctcggccttaggcctatatagtGTATCATGGTGTCATAGCGTATGAACTAACAgattatagagcaaacaatgcaattatcacaacacttgggttgtaatatggctttttttctggattGGCTTCCCCTgggattttacccacgcaccactaCTGATAAAAGGTTGCATTCGCATTGAAAATAATTATGAGAAGTGAGAATATTTAGAAGTTTGTGTCTGCCTTTTCATATATATAGGCCTATCTAGCTATTTATTACTTATTACacactgtttattatattattacccaAATGAAGTGCTGTGTAATATGAGGGATTCATTCTCTGCAGTGGGCTGAAATGTGTCACCACAGATAAATAAGGGTTAATGGTAAGGAATTTCAAGACATTGTTATGGAATTTTTAGAGGCAGGGGGCCTCTTTCTGGGGCAAGCTGTGGGACCAAGTGAGTTTGGGCACAGTTCCTCGTCTCTGTGTCACTTTCAATTACGTAAGCTTCAGAGTGCTCTGAGGTTTCTGAATCTTCTCCGGACACCACCAGACACCAATGAATATAAAATACATAGACCAGAATGCACCAGCACTGAAATAGTAATTTGAGTAAGAGTCATGTTTCTCAGGTACATAACATTGGTGTTAGGGTCATTACATTTTGGAGGGAAAGAATACATGTTGCATATTCAAAGTTGTACTGTGAAAATGATTAAGCTCAAGAAATGTTTGTTGATATTGCGCACATTTCTAACCAGATTGTTGCTGTGTTTTAGTGGGTTGGTGGACGTTATTCCCTGTGGTCTTGTATTGGATTGTCCATTGCTCTGCACATCGGTATGTACATTATGTTGTAGGTTTATTCTCCCGGTTTAGATATTCTAATTCTTTGATCAGCTGCCTGTACTCTACCTGAGTAGAATAACCTTTGTAATCAGTTAAAAGGAGATATTTGAAGAATAACTCAACGTCTCTGGTCTTTTCTTTCTCCCTAGGCTATGACAACTTTGAGAAGCTTCTAGAAGGGGCTCACTGGATGGTAAGTACAGCCAATTCTTCTCACTGTCCAAAGACTTGGAAACTTTTCTTTTGGTCAGATGAATACATGTGAGTTGACCCCCTCTTGTTTCTGTAGGACAACCATTTCACAACAGCCCCTGTGGAGAAGAACGCTCCCATGCTCCTGGCTCTGCTGGGTGTCTGGTACATCAACTTCTTCCAGGCCGAGACCCACGCCATGCTGCCTTATGACCAGTACATGCACCGATTCGCTGCCTACTTCCAGCAGGTCCGTCAGTCACTACCAGGGTTAAGAGACTTTACTAGGGTTAAGAGTCACTACCACAGTTAAGACATGACTGAATGTACATAAGTAAACAGCCAAAGCAAAACACAGTGAAGAATGTGTCAGTCTGTGGCAATTTACTATAAAATCTATAcacccttggttctctccagacctgactgcccttgaccagcacaaaaacatcctgtggcgttctgcattagcatcgaatagcccccgtgatatgcaacttttcaagcaagttaggaaccaatatacacaggcagttaggaaagcaaaggctagctttttcaaacaaaaaATTGCATCCTGTAGCATAGACTCAATAAAGTTCTGGGGacactgcccactgcactgaggctaggaaacactgtcaccaccgataaatccactataattaagaatttcaataagcatttatctacggctgaccatgctttcaacctggctacccctaccctggtcaaatgccttgcaccccccacagcaactcgcccaagcctcccccatttatcctttacccaaatcccgatagctgatgttctgaaagagttgcaacaTTTGGACCCCTACAAGTcagcccgggctagacaatctggaccctctctttttaaaattatctgctgacattgttgcaacccctattactagcctattcaacctctctttcgtatcgtctgataTTCCCAAAGATTGTAAAGCAGCCGCGgtcacccccctcttcaaagggggagacactctagacccaaactgctacagacctatatctatcctacactgcctttctaaggtcttcgaaagccaagttaacaaacagattaccaaccattttgaatccaACTGTAGCATCTTCgcaatgcaatctggtttcagagctggtcatgggtgcacctcagccatgctcaaggccctaaacgatatcataaccgccatcgataaaagacaatactgtgtagccgtattcatcgacctggccaaggctttcgactctgtcaatcaccacattcttatcggcagactcaacagccttggtttctcaaatgattgcctcgcctggttcaccaactacttctctgatagagttcagtgtgtcaaatcggagggcctgttgtccggacctctggcagtctctatggggatgccaaagggttcaattctcatgccgactctcttctctgtatacatcaatgatgtcgatcTTGCTGCtaatgattctctgatccacctctacacagatgacaccattctgtatacttctggcccttttttggacactgtgttaactaaccttcacacgagcttcaatgccatacaactctccttctgtggcctccaactactcttaaatgcaagttaaactaaatgcatgctcttcaaccaatcgctgcccgcacctgcctgcctgtccagcatcactactctggacggttctgacttagaatatgtggacaactacaaatacctaggtgtctggttagattgtaaactctccttccagactcacattaagcatctccaatccaaaattaaatctagaatcggcttcctatttcgcaacaaagcatccttctctcatgctgccaaacatacccttgtaaaactgactatcctgccgatccttgactttggcgatgtaatttacaaaatagcctccaacactctactcagaaaatttGATGCAgtcgatcacagtgccatccgttttgtcaccaaagccccatatactacccaccactgcgacctgtacgctctcgttggctggcactcACTTCATACTCAtcaccaggtcgcagttgtaaatgagaacttgttctcaactagcctacctggttaaataaaggtgaaattaaataaataaaacacccaCTCCTTGCCCTGAAGGTAGGATGTGGTCGTATATTGTCAGATTTGTATTTAtcaaatggaaatgtgttttacTGTGCATACCAATTCAAGGTTAAATAGCCTGATAATGTTGTTTTAGTATTAGTTTAAATTTAACTGAAACAGAACACTGAAGATGTTAAATTCATGTGACGTCTATAGGGTGACATGGAGTCCAATGGAAAGTACATCACTATCCATGGCAAACGTGTCAACTACCATACTGGCCCCATCGTATGGGGAGAGCCTGGCACCAACGGACAGCACGCCTTCTACCAGCTCATTCACCAAGGTACTGCCTCCTTAAAGGAACTGTCCAGTTAAAATCGGACTTTTGAAAGTTCATATTCtcttaactcatacccaaataatgttgctGACTGGTCCATAAGCTCTTCAACATATTGATTAATGGTCAGCTGAAATGGATGAGTATGTATGTTATGGAAGAGTAATATGTTATATTAGTCACAGATGCAGTGTGACTGCTGTGTCCTCCACAGGAACTCGCATGGTCCCCGCTGACTTCCTCATCCCTGCCCAGACACAGCACCCCATCAGGGAAAGTAAGCACCATAAGGTAGGCTACCCCTACAGGACACATCTTCCAGCACTACCAACCCACTGGGAacaaactggttaaatcaacattgtttcaacgtaatttgtcaacgtattgtgacatGTAATCTATGTGTAAAATACATTGGAtctaaaatatgttgaatttgtaccatttaaaacaatgtcagatcttcAAAATAATAGGCTGGGAAGCTCCTCCTACTGGAGAATGTATATATCTACAGCTAACCTTTGACCTCCCATCCAGgcttttaaccaagcccagcacTGCTTAGCTATGATATTTGTTTCGGACAATTACCAATATGCTATTGTGAGAGTGATTGTTGAGAGATCTCCACTTAAAAATGAATGAGATTCACTGTTGCTGTCTAGTCATTCCAAAGGGAaagtttaacagagcaaattaaatgtgaCCATACTTTACCACTCATATATcatcaatgatatatatatataggctatATAGCATTTTCAAAAtaatcaacagctattgttttaATTCAACCCAGAATTCAACAGAAAAAGTAGACCATACAATAGGCCTTGGGTTTCAAGCTgtggttgatttcaaatgtaatgatattttGTTTTAATTCATTGTGTTTGGTTTTCAACGTTtccaacatttgaaggagatgtatcttctgcttggacaGTTCCATCTGTGCCGTTGACTTTGTCTGGCTtatttacaaattaataattcaTATGTTGGATTcccgtctccatctcaaccaaaaattgaagttaaagaataggactaaatcaaatcaaactttatttcaaGTGCATTtgaaatttgaaattatttttatttaatcccaTTAAttaatttagatttttggttgagatggagatgtaaTCCAGCATAataattattaatttgtagacaaactaaAATTAaccccagactaagtcagtggcacagatggaactatccacaATGAAGATAagtctccttcaaatgttgatatttggttgcgttgacaaccaaacacaattcaatatcacttttgacATACAATAAATACTGTAGCCTATTATTAACTTGTTAACaaatgatatgttggattcacgtctccaactCAGCCAAAAAGTTCAAGAATGGGATTTAGCCCGTGGCTCAGATGGAGCTATCCAAGCAGTAGatacatctcctttaaatgttgaaaTTTGGTTGCGTTGTCAAGCAAACAAAATACAGCACTCCTTTTGTAATAtagtaaatagcctaaagttaaggctttcttacaaactaatgtaacgtTCAACCTTAAAAttagtaacacatccatggccataTTATGAAGTTACTGTCACCATACATTTCTTATTTCTGTATGTAATCATATAAAACATGCATGTTGCTGTAATAATCTGTATAGAATCTCAAACCATGTACTTTTAGAAAGTCTCAACTTCAATCCAGGCCATTTAGTTcagctattagatgaagcacagtaaTAACCCAATCTGTTGTAATGATCTGGGAGTAAATACCTTCCCATTCAGTGACTGAGCTAATCATTCAGTTATTCAAGTGATGCCTACTTTTAGTGTCTATCTGTCAAAAGAGCCTATGCAGTGTTCATGTTGTGTGATACTGGGGATAATACTCAGGGATAATGTCATAATGGGATAATGCCTTACCTGTTGTATCCTCTGTGTCTGTAGATCCTGATGGCCAACTTCCTGGCCCAGACTGAGGCTCTGATGAAAGGAAAGACCACAGAGGAGGCTAAGAAGGAACTGGAGGCCGGCGGCCTGACAGGAGAGGCTTTGGAAACCATTCTGCCACACAAAGTTAGTGAGAGCAGATCCCTCATGGCGCAAGTCCACTGCAGCCCCAGTCCGGTTGGGCTTAAACCCTGTTGTTATACTGGGGAGATTGTGTGTCTATTGCTAGGGCAGACACTGTCGCTCTGATAGAGATGTGCGTCCTCCTAGTGGACAAAATAAGTTTTGCATCAGGATGGAAGAAGCTTCAAACAGGGTGCAACACTGTATAATTACAAGTATGCAACAACTGTCTTACAACAGGTTGTGTGATTTTAACATTTCCTCTTGTTCTGCTGTAAGGTATTCCAAGGAAACAAGCCAACCAACTCTATTGTCTTCAAGAAGCTGAACCCATTCACACTGGGAGCACTTATTGGTAAGAGCTGAATATGGACCTGTGAACCAACAACCAATGATATTTGAAATATTGATCAAAATAATGTATTTACTTGTTATGCTCCCAGTAACAATGTATGGTGTTGTTTGTTTCACAGCCATGTATGAACACAAGATCTTTATCCAGGGTGTTATGTGGGAGATCAACAGTTTTGACCAGTGGGGGTAAGTGTGACTATTTGAAACCAAGCTCCTCGATAATGTGTAATCTATGACAGATTACACACAGAGCCTTTATCCTATGAAATTGTATGAACAAATGTTTCATTGACATTCTATTCTGTCCACTCTGGTGAGTTTTTTGGTGACATTCTATTCTGTCCACTCTGGTGAGTTTTTTGGTGACATACTATTCTGTCCATTATTATgtctatctacagttgaagttggaagtttacatacacttagggtggagtcattaaaactcctttttcaaccactccacacatttcttgtttacaaactatagttttggcaagtcggttaggacatctactttgtgcatgacacaagtaatttttccaacaattgtttacagacagattatttcacttataattcactgtatcacaattccagtgtgtcagaagtttacatacactgagttgactgtgcctttaaacagcttggaaaattacagaaaatgatgtcatggatttagaagcttctgataggataatttacataatttgagtcaattggataaTTGAGTCAACctttggatgcatttcaaggcctaccttcaaacgcagtgcctctttgcttgacatcatgggaaaatcaaaagaaatcagccaagacctcagagaaaaaattgtagaccttcatccttgggagcaatttccaaacgcctgaaggtaccacattcatctgtacaaacaatagtataaacaccacgggaccacacagccgtcataccgctcaggaaggagacgtgttctgtttcctagagatgaacgtacgaaaagtccaaatcaatcccagaacaacagcaaaggaccttgtgaagatgctggaggaaacaggtacaaaagtatctatatccacagtagaacgagccctatatcgacataacctgaaaggccgctcagcaaggaagaagtcactgctccaaaacccgcCATaaaatactttttggagaaatgtcctctggtctgataaacaaaaatagaactgtttggccataatgaccatcattatgtttggaggaaaaagggggaggcttgcaagccaaagaacaccatcccaaccgtgaagcatgggggagcagcatcatgttgtggggttgctttgctgcaggagggactggtgcacttcacaaaatagatggctcatgaggaaggaaaattatgtggatatattgaagcagcatctcaagacatcagttaaagcttggtcgcaaatgggtcttccaaatggacaatgatcctaaggatacttccaaagttgtggcaaaatggcttaaggacaacaaagtcaaggtattggagtggccatcacaaagccctgacctcaagcccataaaaaatgtgtgggcagaactgaaaaagcgtgtgtgagcaaggaggcctgcaaacctgactcagttacaccagctctgtcaggaggaatgggccagaattcacccaacttattgtggggagcttgtgaaaggctacccacaatgtttgacccaagttcaacaatttaaagacaatgctaccaaatactaattgagtctatgtaaacttctgacccactgggaatgtgatgaaagaaataaaatattaaataaatcattctctcgattatcattctgacatttcataatcttaaaataaattggtgattctaactgacctaagacagggaatttttactaggattaaatgtcaggaattgtgaaaaactgagtttaaatgtatttggctatggtgtatgtaaacagCCGACTTCAACTATCTCTCTATCTCAGAGTTGAGCTGGGTAAGGCTCTGTGTAAGAAGATCGAGCCTGAGCTGCATGGCTCCAGCGAGGTCCACTCTCACGACTCCTCCACCAACGGGCTCATTAACTTTATCAAGAAGAACCACGCCTAACCTGCCACCACCTACCTCATCCATCCTCCCTGTCCTGCGCCCCTGCTGATGGGCGGGTGTCTGGGTTGTAGTGAAGGTAGACTGCAGCATCAGTCACCACGCAGAGGAGTGTAAGCACTTTCTATGTTTTTAATCATCTGTCTGTgtcttgtttgtttgttgtgcCATCGGACTGTATTTTATGTACCGTTGTatgtttaagcaataaggccctaggaggtatggtatatggccaatataccacggctaaggacccTTCTTATGCAAgacgcaatgcggagtgcctgaacacagcccttagtcgtggtatattggccatataccacaaacccctgaggtcccttattgctattataaactggttaccaacataattagaagggtaaaaataaatgttttgtcatacccgtggtatacggtctgatacaccatggttgtcagccaatcagcattcagggtttgaaccacccagtttataattatggGTTTACCACTGTAAAGGGGAACGCTACTGTAGAGTGAGCCTGTGGAGGGGAGTGTAAACTACATCCCAGACTATCCCACTCCACTAATGGGAAGTAAGGCTTTTAATAAACATATTTACACCAAGCTATTGTCTGTTTCCTTAGTTGATTCTAGCCTGCATTCGGTTCAGAAGTTTGCAGTTGCTGACAACCCTAGAGGATAATGATGCATTTATGTATGAATAATGGAAACCACTTTCAAACCACACTCTCAATAAATCCAATGAGTTTTACTCATAGGGGAATGTAAGTGTTCCTTTATATCCAAACCATCACTAGATGGCATTAGAGGACCCCAGATTTGGCCCAGTGTAAACCAAACCAGCCTCAGAGTTTGTTCTTTGGAACACAGGGGCAGAGGTCAATCTATCTCCTCTATTTTCCATCCCCACAAATCCCCAGACATCGCAGACTGTTAAGTAGCATCCATACTCAGAGAAAAACAAACAGCAGGCAGAAATACATCTGGAAAACATCATGTGATATGCAGGCCCCTCAATGTGAGACAGTTTAATCATCATTAAGCTCTATGATATGCGGCTAAAACTCCATTAAACAAAATACtctgtgaatttcaaacaaaccATGTCTCATGCTAATTTCTGTTTGTACATTACAGATTACTTTGCTGTGCAATGCACAAATATGTCTCATCATAAATACAGCAAGTACATTACCATGATGTTGTATGCAagaatacactgagtgtacaaattattaataacaccttcctaatattgagttgcagcccctctagccctcagaa contains these protein-coding regions:
- the gpib gene encoding glucose-6-phosphate isomerase; protein product: MGLTHDPTFQKLEKWYHEHALHLNMRKMFEEDKERFHKFSTTLKTDHGDILIDYSKNLITEDVMKMLVELGKSRGIEAARDKMFHGDKINFTEGRAVLHVALRNRSNHPIMVEGHDVMPEVNKVLEKMKGFCHKVRSGEWKGWTGKSITDVVNVGIGGSDLGPLMVTEALKNYSKGGPRVHFVSNIDGTHIAKTLAELNAETTLFIVASKTFTTQETITNAESAKEWFIEHAKDKSAVAKHFVALSTAGPLVKAFGIDPDNMFGFWDWVGGRYSLWSCIGLSIALHIGYDNFEKLLEGAHWMDNHFTTAPVEKNAPMLLALLGVWYINFFQAETHAMLPYDQYMHRFAAYFQQGDMESNGKYITIHGKRVNYHTGPIVWGEPGTNGQHAFYQLIHQGTRMVPADFLIPAQTQHPIRESKHHKILMANFLAQTEALMKGKTTEEAKKELEAGGLTGEALETILPHKVFQGNKPTNSIVFKKLNPFTLGALIAMYEHKIFIQGVMWEINSFDQWGVELGKALCKKIEPELHGSSEVHSHDSSTNGLINFIKKNHA